The genomic stretch CATCAGCCCCTTCTCGACGACTTTTCTGCGCAGCGCGGCCGTATCGATCCCGCGGCCGTCGTCGCGAACCGAAAGGTAGATGTAGGTCTCCTGGTTCCAGGCAGTAACCGAAATTGTCCCGGTCTCCGGCTTGCCGGCAGCCCGGCGCTCCTCGGGCGACTCGATGCCGTGGTCGACAGCGTTGCGGAGGATGTGGACCAGCGGGTCGGAAATCTCCTCAATCACCGAGCGGTCCAGTTCGGTCTCCTCGCCGGCGGTCAGCAGGTCCACCTTCTTCCCGCACTTCACCGCAACGTCCCGTACCAGCCGCGGGAGCCGGGACAGCACCGACCGCACCGGGAGCATTCGGCTCCGCATGATCTGGTCCTGCAGCTCATCGGTGACGCGGGCCAGGTGGGCGGTGGTCTCCTCGAAGTTGTCCATTAGCTCGCTGAGGTTCGAATCGCGGAGGACGCCGCTCAGCTGTTCGCGCACCTGCTGTAGCCGGGTACGGTCGATGACCAGCTCTCCGACGAGGTTCATGAGCCCGTCAAGGCGTTCGACGTCAATACGGACAGATTGGGAGGCCTTTCGGCCGGCGGCCGGTCGCGGCCCGTCTGCGATGGAGTCATGACGCTGAACAGCCGTCTCCGCTCGCCGCTCCGGCAGCTGCTGCGGCTCGTGCCTGAAGCCTTCGATTGTGCCGGCCGCCTCACCGGGTGGCACCGGCTTGCAGCGAACCTCGGCGACGTCGCTGACAGCTTTCAGTGCTGCAGAAATTTGCTCGTCGGTGTGGCGGGTGACGAGCAGCGCGGCCATCTGGTACTCGCCGCCTCCGGACTCGATCACATCACGGTCCGGCCAGCAGACAGCGACTTTGCCGATGCTCTCCATCTCCTGGAGCACCTGGTAGCAGCGGATCGATGGGAGCTGACAGTCGCTGGCGATGGTCACATCGACAAACGAGATGCCGTGGCCCTGCTCAATGTCCTCCCAAAACGGCTCGAGCACGCCTGCCGGGACACGGTAAACCGGCGGAGCAGCCACATCGGCGGGGGCCAGGGCAGGCGCCTCGCCATCGAGCACGGCCATCAGGTCGGCTTCAAGCCGTTCCGTTTCGACGCCCGAGTCGACGCGGGTGACGACCTCGTTGGCCAGCACACGGAGCGCGTCGAGCCCGGCGAGCAGTGCGTCAACGACGTCCGACGTGGGTGCACGCCGGCCCTGCCGGACGGCGTCCAGGACCGTCTCCATCGCATGGGTCAGCGAAGCCATCTTCTTGTGTCCGATGGTGGCGCTGGAGCCTTTGAGCGTATGGGCAGCCCGGAAGATGCGCTGCACGAGCGCCGGGTCGGGCTCACCCTCGAGCTGGACGAGCGACTGGTCGAGCAGCTCAATCTGCTCCTCAGCTTCTTCCAGGAAGAGCTTCAGGTCGTCGTCATCGAGGTCGAACTGGAGGGGAGTACCTTTTGAGTTGGGCATGCGGCGGCGCTCCTACACGGAGAAAGGTCACGGGGAAGGGTCGGTACGCCCGGTCCGCCGGGCAGCCCGTCAGGCGGCGCGGGAGAGGTCCGCGTACTCTTCCACCGCGGCCGGCAATACGCCGTCCAGGTCGATCAACGACACCAGGCGGTCCTCGAGCTTGGCAATCCCTCGGAGGTAGACGTTGTCGACGCCGGCAACGATTGCGCTAGGGGGCTCGATCTGGTCACCGGGAATGCGCATCACCTCGCTCACCGCGTCGACGATGAGGCCGACCATCCCGTTGGCGCTATTGACGACGACGATGCGGGTTTCCGGCGTGTATTCGCCGGCAGGCACGCCGCACCGCTTCCGGAGGTCGACGACCGGCACGACTCGGCCGCGCAGGTTGGTAATCCCCTCCACCCAGTAATCGGCGCCCGGGATCGCGGTGATGGTCTGCATCCGCACAATCTCCTGGACGGCCTGGATATCGAGGGCGTAGTACTCTTCGGCGAGCTTGAAGATCACGACGTGCTCTTCGCTGGCGGGAAGCCCAGTCGAATCAGCGGCAGTTTCGGGCCTGGCCATGAGAAAACCTCCATGAGAATCCCGGCGCTGTGCACCGGGGCGCTACAGAAAGCTACGAACGTTCCGGTCCCCCCGGGCATCCGAACCTTCCCCCAATGCGCCCCCGGATCTCCCCTAACCCGTCCCGCGGCCGTGGGGGATTCTTCACCTGTGGGGTAGGGAATCCGCGGATTTCGTGCCGATAGTCGATACAGGGACACTGCTGGAGGAGGCAGGCTGCCAATGGCATCGGAGAACGCCGTCCTCACCCAGCGCGAGATTGATGCGCTCCTCAGCGCCGATGTCAGCCAGCTCGACGCTGACACCATCGTCGCGATCCCGCCCCCTGCCCGGAAGGACTCCGGCGGGCGCCGCGTCAAGCCGTACGATTTCCGCCATCCCGAAAAGCTGTCGAAGGAGCAGCTCCGCGGACTGCAGATCATTCAGCAGGGTGTGGCCAGCTCCATGGCCGCGAACTTCTCGGCACGCCTCCGGGCCCCGGTCGAGTCGCGGCTCAGCGCGCTCGAACGCGGCATCTACGAGGAGTACGTCAGCCAGCTTGGCACCCAGTCGGTGGTCATCATCATCGATATGTCCCCGCTGCAAGGGTACGCGGTAACCGCCTTCGGCCTGGATGTGGCCTTTGGGATCATCGACCGCCTCCTCGGCGGCAAAGGAAAGGGCGCACCGCGGGTCCTGAATCGCGACCTCACGGATATCGAGATCGCGCTCATCCGCCATATCGGCATGGACGTGGCGCGCTCGCTGATCGAGCCCTGGGCGCGCATCGTCGAGCTGACTCCCGACGTATCCGAACTCGCCCTTGGCCCGCAGGTGATGCACGCCATCCCGCCCTCGGAGTTCGTTATCACTGCCTGGTATGAAATCCGGCTGGCGGAACAAACAGGCGGCATTTCCCTCTGTTTCCCGCTCACGATCCTCGAGCAAATCCTGCCGAAACTGACCGGACAGAGCCTGTTCGATAACCGGCCGTCCCGGCGCGCGAAGGAAGAGGAGCGAGTCCGCGAGGAGCAGGTCCTCCCGATGAACGTGTTGGTCCGGGCGATTCTCGGCGGAGCGCGGGTACCGGCAGTCGACCTCGCCCGGCTGGAACCGGGAGACATCATCGTCCTCGACCAGGAGGTCGAGGATCCGCTCAGGGTGATGGTCGGCAACTGCGAGCGCTTCGCTGGCATCCCGGGCACACGTGGCCGAAAACTCGCGCTACAGGTGACGGGACTCGTTGACGATGATGGATGGGTGAGACCCTTTGGGGATGGCGCCAATGGCTAGCACGATTCCCATCCGCGCGGTCCTCATGTCGTCGGAGATTATGAACGGCGGGACCGGGTTCCACCGTCTCGTCTTCAAGGTCGATGGCGGCCGTGCCGGGATGTCGACCGTCACCGTGCTGATCTCACAGGACGCGCACCGGAAGCTCGTCCAGCAGATGACACGTGCGCGGTTCGCACCCGTCGAGAAGGCCACGCTTCTGAAGACCTGGGCACGATGGGAGCTGGCCATGCGGCTCGAGGAGTACGGGATGCTTCCGTCCACGGTAACAATCACCTCTCGCGATATCGACGACTTCGGCGCCTACGCCTGCGACCTCGGCCGCACGTTGCAGGTCGGGTGAGCGCGGCGGCCGACTGCAACGCCATCCCTCGTCTAACAGGAGGATTCCATGCACGCCCGTATCACCGTTGCCGAAGCCGCGCAGGCCGCCGCAGAAGCAGGCGACAAAGCGCGCATCGAACTCGTTGCCCCGTTCGTCGAGGCAGCAGCCCGCGTCATCCAGCAGGAGTGCGGCGAAAAGGTGACCCGCGGCCAGCTCCATCGGGTCCGCTCCCCCCAGACGACGAACGACGTCTCCGTGCTCATCGCCATTACGGGCGGGGTTGCAGGACTCGTCATCTATTCGATGACGGAGGCCACCGCGATGCAGTTTGCCTCGCGGATGATCGGTGAACAGGTTCAGCAATTCGACTCGCTTCCGCAAAGCGCCATTGCTGAGCTGGCGAACATGATTACCGGCCAGGCGAGCATTGCGCTCGAGCGGAACGGGTTCCCGAGCGATATGTCGCCGCCGGTCCTCCTGCTCGGCAAGGGCAGCAGCATTGCAACGCTGAACCTCACTCGCCTGGTCGTGCCGCTCGTCGTTTCGTTCGGCGAGTTCACCATCGACATCGCCATTAAGGAAGTCTGAGCCCGGCTGGAGCGTTGGATGCCCGGGCGGTAGCATCGCCCTGTGACCAGCGATCGCCCGCGCCGCCGACGCCGGATTGATGTCCCTGCCGCCTCGCTGCCCCGTCCGACCCCAGTCCGGGCAGCCCCTCAGGCGGCCCCAAGTCGGCGTGCACCGGTCGGTCGACCGCTCCATCATGTGAACCGCGATTACGGCTACGTGCGGCGGGACCTGCTCGGCATCCTCGTTGTCGGGCTCATCAGCTTCGGCTTCATCGGCGCGATGAGCTTCGTCGTCCGGTAGCGGCCCCCCATTCAGCGCAGGTTCATATAGGCCAGGTAGGCGCCAATTCCCGCAGGGAGCACCCCGTACAGCCAAACCTGCGGAACCAGCAGCGCCATCACGCCCCAGGCGATGACAATGCCGGCGATAGCGAAGGCAACGACCGCGGGGCCCCGCTTCCGTCCGGTGGCAACCTCGAGCACCCGTGTGAAGGCATACCCCAGCCCAGCGCCGACGAAGATCGCAAAGAATCCGAACGTAAACGGCAGGAGAATGAGGCCCCAGGCGAGCCCCATCACAACTCCGCCGATGAGCGAGGCCGCTGCCGCCCGAACCATCCCGCCAGCAGTGAGCGTGTAAATCGGGTTCCTGGCGATCCGGGCGCAATCCCGGCAACGCGCGCCGACGGGCGTCTGCACAAGGCAGCGGGGGCAGATGGGGGTTCCGCAGCGGCTGCAGCGCAGGGCAGTTTCGACCCCGGGATCGCGCGGGCACACGACAACCGTGCCCGGCGGCGGCGCGTCGGCGACCACGGTCGCCGCAGGGGCGCCGCGGCGGCCGGCGTCGTACTCGGCCCGCCTCCGGGGGTCTCCCAGGACAGCCCACGCCGCATCGAGTTCGCGGCGCCGCTCGCGGATTCTCGGGTCGGGGTCCGCACCGTACCGAGCCGAGAGGCTCCGATAGGCCGCCTCGATGACCTCCTGGCTGGCGTTCGGCGAAACCTCGAGCACCTCATACAGGTCGCGCTCAGGCGGAGACTCCTGTGCCGGCATTCGATGATCGTAGCCGCTGGAACGTAAAGGGGAACGGAACCAGGGGCTACCCGCGCAGGCGGCGGGCAACCTCTGCGGGCGCGGCTGCGAGCGGCTGCGGCTCCTGCTCGCCCTCACCCGCGAGCGGCTTCAGCAGCACGACCCCATTCGCCAGCTCATCTTCGCCGAGGATGAGGGCAATCCGGGCGCCGGCCGCGTTCGCCGACCGCAACTGCGCCTTAAACGACCGGTCGCCCTCGCCGACCACCGTTGCCACCCCGAGGTCGCGCAGTGCCGTCGCCAGCTGGATTGCCGCGGTCGCGGTGCCCTCGCCCCGGTGCACGATGAACGCCTCGGCTGCGGGGGATGGCTCGAAGGTAATGCCGTTCTTCTGCATCTCGAGGATGATGCGCTCAATGCCTGTCCCAAAGCCGATGCCCGGCGTCGGCGGGCCGCCGAGCAGCTCGACCAGCCCATCGTAGCGGCCCCCGCCGCCGATGGTCCCCTGTGCCCGCTCGTCGTCGTCGGGCACCACTTCAAAGACGGTGCGGTTGTAGTAGTCCAGCCCGCGGACCAGCAGCGGGTCGACCAGGAACTTCACGTTTGCCGCCCTCAGCGCGGCCATCACGGCCTCGTGGTGCTCGCGGGCCGCGGGGCTGAGCCGGTCGATAAGCTTGGGAGCGCCCTCCTTGAACGGGAGGTCGCGTTCATCCTTGCTGTCGAGCAGGCGGAGCGGGTTGCGCTCGAATCGCCGCTGGCTGTCCTCGGAAAGGCTCGCGAGGTGGGGCCGGTAATACTCCTTCAGGTCACGAATGTAGGCGCGCCGGGGTTCGAGGTCATCGAGCGAACCGAGGCGCACGGTAATGTTCCGGATTCCGAGCATGCCGTACAGCCGCCAGAGCATCGTGATGACCTCAGCATCGACGAGCGGGTCGCTGGAGCCCAGCACCTCGCTATCAAACTGCGTGTGCTGGCGGTAGCGGCCCTTCTGCGGCCGGTCGTACCGGAACATCGGGTGGGTGGTGTAAAGGCGCACGGGCTGCGGCCAGCTTGCCATTCCGTGCTCGAGGTAGGCGCGGACGATTGCCGGGGTTCCCTCCGGTGTCAGGGCAAGGCGGTCGCCGCCCCGGTCTTCGAAGACGTACATCTCCTTTTCGACGATGTCGGTCGAGTCGCCGCTCCCCTTCTCGAAAACGCGCGCATCTTCGAATACGGGGGTATCGATGCGCTGGAAGCCGTGGAGCCGGGTGACTTCGCGGACCGCATCAAGGACGGCCTGCCAGTAGGGCTGCATCGCGGGCAGGACGTCCTGCGTGCCGCGGGGAGCCTGGAATCGGGTCATGGGATGTCCTGACGTGGGGCGCTGAATGCATGCTAGGATAAGAAGAAGGTTTCCCCCGGCAAAGAGGCTGCTGCCAATGTCCGTCAGCCAAGGAGAGCCCGCCGTAGCCAGCGTCACGATTGACGCCCTGCTGGAGCGCGCGGGCAAGTACCTCCCGGCTGAGCGCCTCGACATCATCCGCGACGCCTTCGAATTTGCAGCCCGCCATCATGAAGGGCAGTTCCGGAAGACCGGCGACCCCTACATAACGCACCCGGTCGCAGTCGCCGAACTCGTCGCCAACCTCGAACTCGATCACCTCGCTATCGCAGCTGCCCTCCTGCACGATGTCCAGGAGGACTGCGGCGTTCGGAACGAGGAAATTGCGGAACGGTTCGGGCCGCGCGTCGCGAAGCTCGTCGACGCCCTGACCAAGCTCGACAAGCTCCCGATGAACGTTGCCGAGCTCGATCCCATGCGGGGGACAACGCAGGCCCAAAACCTGCGCAAGATGTTCCTCGCCATGGCTGAGGACCTAAGCGTCGTCCTCATCAAGCTGTGCGACCGCCTGCACAACATGCGGACGCTCTGGGCGTTTCCGCCCGAAAAGCAGCGGCGCATCGCCCTCGAAACGCAGGAGATTTTCGCGCCGCTCGCGAGCCGGCTCGGCGTCTGGCAGATTAAGTGGGAGCTCGAAGATCTTGCCTTCCGCTACCTGGAGCCCGAGAAGTACCGGGAGATTGCGGAGCTGCTCGCTTCGAAGCGCGTCACCCGCGAGCGGGTCATCGCGGAAGCCTCAGCCATCCTGAAGGAGCACCTCGAAGCGGCCGGCATCAAGGCGGAGGTCACCGGGCGGGCGAAGCATATCTACAGCATCTACCAGAAGATGCGCCGCTACTCGGCCCAGTCGAAGAGCTTCGACCAGATCTACGACCTCCTGGCCATGCGGGTCTTCGTCGATACCGTCTCCGAGTGTTACCACGCCCTGGGCGTGATCCACGCCCTCTGGCGGCCCATTCCCGGACAGTTCGACGACTACATCGGGAACCCGAAGGACTCGATGTACCAGTCGCTCCACACCACCGTAGTGGGGCCAGGCGGCCGGCCGCTCGAGATCCAGATTCGGACCTGGGAGATGCACCGGGTTGCCGAATACGGCGTCGCCGCCCACTGGCGGTATAAGGAGGGCGGGAGGCAGGCAGGCCGCGACGAGGAGCGTATCGCCTGGCTGCGGCAACTCATCGAATGGCAGCGCGACCTGGCCGGCGCCGACGAATTTGTGGAATCGGTCAAAACCGACATCTTTCACGACCAGGTGTTCGTGTACACGCCGAAGGGCGATGTGCTGGACCTCCCGGCCGGGGCAACCCCTCTGGACTTTGCCTATCGCATCCACACCGACCTCGGGCACCAGACGGTAGGCGCGAAGGTGAATGGCCGAATGGTGCCGCTCAACTCACCGCTGAAAACCGGCGACGTCGTCGAAATTCTGCGGAGCCGGACCAGCAAGGGGCCCTCTCGCGACTGGCTCAATCAAAATCTCGGCTACATCCGCACGGCCCACTCGCGGGAGAAGATCCGGCAGTGGTTCCGGAAACAGGAGCGGGCCGAGAACATCGAGCGCGGCCGGGAGATGCTCGAGAAAGAGCTCAAACGGCTTGGTTGGGACGTTTCGGAGCGGCAGGAACAGCTCTTATCTCTTTTCAACTACACCAGCTGGGAAGACTTCCTCGCAGCGATCGGCTACGGGGGCATCAGCACCAACAGCATCGCCCGCAAGGTCGCGGCCGTCATCGAGCGGGAGGAGGCGGAGGCAGAGACCCCGCCTGAGCTCCCGCAGAAGCAGGAACCGGCCAAGCTCGGAGGCCCCGGAATGCGCGTCCTTGGGGTGGGCAACCTGCTCACCACCATGGCCCGCTGCTGCAATCCGGTCCCGGGCGACCAGATCATCGGGTATGTCACCCGCTCCCGAGGCGTCAGTGTCCACCGGGCCGACTGTCTCAATGTCCTCAACGAAGCCGAACGCGAACGGATCGTCGAGGTCGAGTGGGGCACAGTTACCCGGACCTACCCGGTGTCGGTGCGGATAGAGGCGTGGGACCGGGTCGGCCTCCTCCGGGACATCACGACGGTCGTGACCGACGAGAAGGTCAACATGGTCGGTGTTCGAACCATCGAGAACGGCGACGGCTCGGTCACCATCACGACCACACTCGAAACCACTGGCATCGAACAGCTTTCGCGACTGCTGTCGCGGATTGAAATTATCCGCGGCGTGCGGTCCGTTGAGCGGGTGCAGGAGCGGCGGCGAAAACCGCTGCCCGACGAGCAGACCGTCCCGCTGCGTCGGACGGCGCCCTGATTCAGGCTGCGCGACCTCGACCGACGGCGTATCGGGTCCTGGACGTCCTGGCTGAAGCCCTTTTCTTGCAGGCTACGGTGGGGCGACTGGTGCCTCCCACCCCAACATGAGGACGGCGTTCGCCCCATGCCTCGGCCATCATCGAGGCCGCGATGGCGAGCGCGCTGCCGACCAGGATGAGGTCGACAAGGATGGTGAGGGCGGGATTGACCATGATGCGCACATCCGTTCGAAAGCTGGTCGGCAGCGTAGACGAACACATGTACTACTGTCAACACATATGT from Tepidiforma thermophila encodes the following:
- a CDS encoding chemotaxis protein CheA; the encoded protein is MPNSKGTPLQFDLDDDDLKLFLEEAEEQIELLDQSLVQLEGEPDPALVQRIFRAAHTLKGSSATIGHKKMASLTHAMETVLDAVRQGRRAPTSDVVDALLAGLDALRVLANEVVTRVDSGVETERLEADLMAVLDGEAPALAPADVAAPPVYRVPAGVLEPFWEDIEQGHGISFVDVTIASDCQLPSIRCYQVLQEMESIGKVAVCWPDRDVIESGGGEYQMAALLVTRHTDEQISAALKAVSDVAEVRCKPVPPGEAAGTIEGFRHEPQQLPERRAETAVQRHDSIADGPRPAAGRKASQSVRIDVERLDGLMNLVGELVIDRTRLQQVREQLSGVLRDSNLSELMDNFEETTAHLARVTDELQDQIMRSRMLPVRSVLSRLPRLVRDVAVKCGKKVDLLTAGEETELDRSVIEEISDPLVHILRNAVDHGIESPEERRAAGKPETGTISVTAWNQETYIYLSVRDDGRGIDTAALRRKVVEKGLMSREAAEAAPDDQVVQWIFMPGLSTAKEITDVSGRGVGMDIVRTNIERLNGQITVSSTPGKGTEVIIQLPLTLATTKALMVSANGTVYAIPLVSVTEALSDRGADVHTVGGRKMLRLRQRLLPMIDLAAALGDHRPRVLPTDGYFVVAARHGDRQAAFIVDRLLGEQDVVVKSLGDMLGARKGLTGATILGDGTLGLIVDIASLVNEQAAMAVPA
- a CDS encoding chemotaxis protein CheW, whose protein sequence is MARPETAADSTGLPASEEHVVIFKLAEEYYALDIQAVQEIVRMQTITAIPGADYWVEGITNLRGRVVPVVDLRKRCGVPAGEYTPETRIVVVNSANGMVGLIVDAVSEVMRIPGDQIEPPSAIVAGVDNVYLRGIAKLEDRLVSLIDLDGVLPAAVEEYADLSRAA
- the fliM gene encoding flagellar motor switch protein FliM, which encodes MASENAVLTQREIDALLSADVSQLDADTIVAIPPPARKDSGGRRVKPYDFRHPEKLSKEQLRGLQIIQQGVASSMAANFSARLRAPVESRLSALERGIYEEYVSQLGTQSVVIIIDMSPLQGYAVTAFGLDVAFGIIDRLLGGKGKGAPRVLNRDLTDIEIALIRHIGMDVARSLIEPWARIVELTPDVSELALGPQVMHAIPPSEFVITAWYEIRLAEQTGGISLCFPLTILEQILPKLTGQSLFDNRPSRRAKEEERVREEQVLPMNVLVRAILGGARVPAVDLARLEPGDIIVLDQEVEDPLRVMVGNCERFAGIPGTRGRKLALQVTGLVDDDGWVRPFGDGANG
- a CDS encoding chemotaxis protein CheX, translated to MHARITVAEAAQAAAEAGDKARIELVAPFVEAAARVIQQECGEKVTRGQLHRVRSPQTTNDVSVLIAITGGVAGLVIYSMTEATAMQFASRMIGEQVQQFDSLPQSAIAELANMITGQASIALERNGFPSDMSPPVLLLGKGSSIATLNLTRLVVPLVVSFGEFTIDIAIKEV
- a CDS encoding DnaJ domain-containing protein: MPAQESPPERDLYEVLEVSPNASQEVIEAAYRSLSARYGADPDPRIRERRRELDAAWAVLGDPRRRAEYDAGRRGAPAATVVADAPPPGTVVVCPRDPGVETALRCSRCGTPICPRCLVQTPVGARCRDCARIARNPIYTLTAGGMVRAAAASLIGGVVMGLAWGLILLPFTFGFFAIFVGAGLGYAFTRVLEVATGRKRGPAVVAFAIAGIVIAWGVMALLVPQVWLYGVLPAGIGAYLAYMNLR
- the hisS gene encoding histidine--tRNA ligase translates to MTRFQAPRGTQDVLPAMQPYWQAVLDAVREVTRLHGFQRIDTPVFEDARVFEKGSGDSTDIVEKEMYVFEDRGGDRLALTPEGTPAIVRAYLEHGMASWPQPVRLYTTHPMFRYDRPQKGRYRQHTQFDSEVLGSSDPLVDAEVITMLWRLYGMLGIRNITVRLGSLDDLEPRRAYIRDLKEYYRPHLASLSEDSQRRFERNPLRLLDSKDERDLPFKEGAPKLIDRLSPAAREHHEAVMAALRAANVKFLVDPLLVRGLDYYNRTVFEVVPDDDERAQGTIGGGGRYDGLVELLGGPPTPGIGFGTGIERIILEMQKNGITFEPSPAAEAFIVHRGEGTATAAIQLATALRDLGVATVVGEGDRSFKAQLRSANAAGARIALILGEDELANGVVLLKPLAGEGEQEPQPLAAAPAEVARRLRG
- a CDS encoding RelA/SpoT family protein, which translates into the protein MSVSQGEPAVASVTIDALLERAGKYLPAERLDIIRDAFEFAARHHEGQFRKTGDPYITHPVAVAELVANLELDHLAIAAALLHDVQEDCGVRNEEIAERFGPRVAKLVDALTKLDKLPMNVAELDPMRGTTQAQNLRKMFLAMAEDLSVVLIKLCDRLHNMRTLWAFPPEKQRRIALETQEIFAPLASRLGVWQIKWELEDLAFRYLEPEKYREIAELLASKRVTRERVIAEASAILKEHLEAAGIKAEVTGRAKHIYSIYQKMRRYSAQSKSFDQIYDLLAMRVFVDTVSECYHALGVIHALWRPIPGQFDDYIGNPKDSMYQSLHTTVVGPGGRPLEIQIRTWEMHRVAEYGVAAHWRYKEGGRQAGRDEERIAWLRQLIEWQRDLAGADEFVESVKTDIFHDQVFVYTPKGDVLDLPAGATPLDFAYRIHTDLGHQTVGAKVNGRMVPLNSPLKTGDVVEILRSRTSKGPSRDWLNQNLGYIRTAHSREKIRQWFRKQERAENIERGREMLEKELKRLGWDVSERQEQLLSLFNYTSWEDFLAAIGYGGISTNSIARKVAAVIEREEAEAETPPELPQKQEPAKLGGPGMRVLGVGNLLTTMARCCNPVPGDQIIGYVTRSRGVSVHRADCLNVLNEAERERIVEVEWGTVTRTYPVSVRIEAWDRVGLLRDITTVVTDEKVNMVGVRTIENGDGSVTITTTLETTGIEQLSRLLSRIEIIRGVRSVERVQERRRKPLPDEQTVPLRRTAP